Proteins from one Listeria weihenstephanensis genomic window:
- the prmA gene encoding 50S ribosomal protein L11 methyltransferase: protein MKWSEIEIHSVNEAVEPITYALNDSGASGVSIEDSADLTREHEDRFGEIYDLQAADYPEEGVIIKAYFLTTEDFLKMVPEIEARIRGLVEFDIPLGDLTFQVNEVNDEEWATAWKKYYHPVKITDRITVVPTWEDYTPETEDEMIIELDPGMAFGTGTHPTTQLCVQALEKIVKPGDEVIDVGTGSGVLSIASAKLGAKSVLATDLDEVAVRAARENIAQNHCEKIVTIQQNDLLKGIDQKADVIVANILAEVIVLFPEDVHAALKPNGIFIASGIIEPKREMVIEALTKAGLAVYHEEQITDWVAIYAKRGE, encoded by the coding sequence ATGAAATGGTCAGAGATTGAGATTCACTCTGTAAATGAGGCGGTAGAGCCGATTACATATGCTTTGAATGATTCGGGGGCAAGCGGTGTTTCGATCGAGGATTCTGCTGATTTGACGCGTGAACATGAGGATCGTTTTGGTGAGATTTATGATTTGCAAGCAGCAGACTATCCTGAAGAAGGCGTTATTATTAAAGCTTACTTTTTAACGACGGAGGACTTTCTAAAGATGGTTCCGGAGATCGAAGCGCGTATTCGTGGTTTGGTCGAGTTTGATATACCGCTTGGCGACTTAACTTTTCAGGTCAATGAAGTGAATGATGAAGAATGGGCGACGGCTTGGAAAAAATACTATCATCCTGTTAAAATTACGGATCGGATTACAGTGGTACCAACATGGGAAGACTACACCCCAGAAACGGAAGACGAGATGATTATCGAGCTTGATCCAGGTATGGCGTTTGGCACAGGGACGCATCCGACAACGCAATTATGTGTGCAGGCTCTTGAGAAAATCGTGAAACCAGGCGATGAAGTGATTGATGTCGGGACGGGTTCTGGCGTGCTGAGTATTGCCAGCGCAAAACTTGGTGCTAAAAGTGTCTTGGCAACGGACCTTGATGAAGTAGCGGTTCGCGCGGCGAGAGAAAATATTGCGCAGAATCATTGCGAAAAGATCGTGACAATTCAGCAGAACGACTTACTAAAAGGCATCGATCAAAAAGCAGACGTGATCGTAGCGAATATTTTGGCGGAAGTAATCGTGTTGTTCCCGGAAGACGTACACGCGGCGCTAAAACCAAATGGTATTTTTATCGCGTCAGGAATTATTGAACCAAAACGCGAAATGGTGATTGAAGCGTTAACGAAAGCTGGATTAGCGGTCTATCACGAGGAGCAAATTACGGATTGGGTAGCAATCTACGCCAAGCGAGGTGAATAA
- the dnaJ gene encoding molecular chaperone DnaJ codes for MAKRDYYEVLGISKSASADEIKKAYRKLSKQFHPDINKDAGADAKFKEISEAYETLSDESKRAQYDQYGHVDPNQGFGGGGGGYSSQGFGGFEDIFDTFFGGGGSARQDPNAPRQGSDLQYTMRLKFKEAIFGKEAEIEIPREEACDTCDGSGAKPGTHPEKCSHCDGKGSINVEQNTPFGRIVNKRTCQYCHGTGKEIKEKCDTCHGSGRVTKKKKIKLKVPAGVDDGQQMRVAGEGEGGVNGGPNGDLYVVFSVTRDEFFEREGNDIYVEVPITFVQAALGDEIDVPTVHGKIRLKIPAGTQTGTTFRLRNKGVPHLRGNGTGDQHVVVKIIVPKKLDEKQKEILRDFATTTGDKVDENSEGFFDKMRRAFKG; via the coding sequence ATGGCTAAACGTGACTATTATGAAGTGCTTGGCATTTCCAAAAGCGCCTCAGCAGATGAGATAAAAAAAGCATATCGTAAATTATCGAAGCAATTTCATCCGGATATCAATAAAGATGCTGGCGCTGACGCGAAATTTAAAGAAATATCTGAAGCCTACGAAACACTAAGCGATGAATCTAAACGCGCACAATACGACCAATACGGACATGTTGACCCAAATCAAGGTTTTGGTGGAGGCGGCGGTGGATATAGCAGCCAAGGATTCGGTGGTTTTGAAGATATTTTCGATACGTTCTTCGGAGGCGGTGGTTCGGCTCGTCAAGATCCAAATGCCCCGCGTCAAGGTAGCGACCTGCAATACACGATGCGCTTGAAATTCAAGGAAGCGATTTTTGGTAAAGAAGCTGAAATCGAAATTCCTCGTGAAGAAGCCTGCGATACGTGTGACGGCAGCGGTGCAAAACCTGGAACGCATCCAGAAAAATGTTCGCACTGTGATGGGAAAGGTTCGATTAACGTTGAGCAAAATACGCCATTCGGTCGGATTGTCAATAAACGTACGTGCCAATATTGTCATGGTACGGGTAAAGAAATCAAAGAAAAATGCGACACATGTCATGGTTCAGGTCGCGTAACGAAGAAGAAAAAAATCAAACTTAAAGTACCTGCTGGTGTGGATGATGGACAGCAAATGCGCGTTGCTGGTGAAGGTGAAGGCGGCGTTAATGGAGGACCAAACGGCGATCTTTATGTTGTATTCTCCGTAACACGTGATGAATTCTTTGAACGAGAAGGTAACGATATCTATGTGGAAGTTCCAATCACGTTCGTTCAAGCAGCCCTTGGTGACGAGATTGATGTCCCAACCGTTCATGGTAAAATCCGCTTGAAAATTCCTGCTGGCACTCAAACTGGTACGACTTTCCGTTTAAGAAACAAAGGTGTTCCGCATCTTCGTGGTAACGGAACGGGCGACCAGCATGTCGTGGTTAAGATTATCGTTCCGAAAAAACTGGACGAGAAACAAAAAGAAATTCTCCGTGATTTCGCGACAACAACAGGTGATAAAGTAGATGAAAACAGTGAAGGTTTCTTTGATAAAATGAGAAGAGCTTTTAAAGGATAA